A genomic segment from Halomarina ordinaria encodes:
- a CDS encoding metal-dependent hydrolase, producing the protein MWPWEHLAIGYIAASLLVHVLWRRAPDAATVIAIGLGSQFPDLVDKPLAWEFGVLPSGISLAHSVFTIVTLSALVVALAWWRGYAPVGVGFAVAYALHPPMDAVHPVIYGQPVNFDVLLWPLVSTVNDSGTGFFENLTFFLSRTYDLAASPEGQAYVAFEVALLGVAFLLWVYDGTPGLPRPRGRTTPLEDH; encoded by the coding sequence ATGTGGCCCTGGGAGCACCTCGCCATCGGCTACATCGCGGCGTCGCTGCTCGTCCACGTCCTCTGGCGTCGCGCGCCCGACGCGGCGACGGTCATCGCCATCGGCCTCGGTTCGCAGTTTCCCGACCTCGTCGACAAGCCGCTGGCGTGGGAGTTCGGCGTCCTCCCGAGCGGCATCTCGCTCGCGCACTCGGTGTTCACTATCGTGACCCTCTCGGCGCTCGTCGTGGCGCTCGCGTGGTGGCGCGGCTACGCACCCGTGGGCGTCGGCTTCGCCGTCGCGTACGCGCTCCACCCGCCGATGGACGCCGTCCACCCGGTCATCTACGGTCAGCCGGTGAACTTCGACGTGCTGCTGTGGCCGCTGGTCTCGACGGTCAACGACTCCGGGACGGGGTTCTTCGAGAACCTCACGTTCTTCCTCTCGCGGACGTACGACCTCGCCGCCAGCCCGGAGGGGCAGGCGTACGTCGCCTTCGAAGTCGCGCTCCTCGGCGTCGCGTTCCTCCTCTGGGTGTACGACGGGACGCCGGGGCTCCCGCGCCCCCGGGGACGGACCACGCCGCTCGAGGACCACTGA
- a CDS encoding DUF1616 domain-containing protein: MSRRGVRSVGAIPFDLVLALVYLGAVDLLLLLNALGGPGSSLRVVLTLPAILFVPGYALAAAAFPRRAPDYDAERSTARSRASLLGRLSANAETGIDSVERAALGFGLSVALLPILGLVVAADPGPVTATTAAIVVTVLTAALALVATLRRLRVPSEDRYALPVGTWVAGVNDATDDTALDTALSVALAVSVVLAAGAFAVGLAAPKDGTQYEDFTVGVETEDGYLVQAGYPTDMNAGDSAELSFLLENNQDRATEYTVVIQQHRLDASGEVTQATELDRYRNTVEQGDSWQQEHIVTSQLDGERVRLVYLLYVDDVPENPSPDNADGQTYIEVQTPESETDPGDESEAPPESPALVAPGTGAA; encoded by the coding sequence ATGAGCCGCCGCGGCGTGCGGTCGGTCGGTGCGATACCGTTCGACCTCGTCCTGGCGCTCGTCTACCTCGGCGCCGTCGACCTCCTCCTCCTCCTCAACGCGCTCGGCGGACCGGGGAGTTCCCTCCGGGTCGTCCTCACCCTCCCGGCCATCCTCTTCGTCCCGGGCTACGCCCTCGCGGCCGCCGCGTTCCCCCGTCGGGCGCCGGACTACGACGCCGAGCGCTCGACGGCGCGCTCGCGCGCCTCGCTGCTCGGTCGGCTGTCGGCGAACGCCGAGACCGGTATCGACAGCGTCGAGCGCGCCGCCCTCGGGTTCGGGTTGAGCGTCGCGCTGTTGCCCATCCTCGGGCTCGTCGTCGCGGCCGACCCCGGGCCGGTGACCGCCACGACGGCGGCCATCGTCGTCACCGTGCTGACGGCGGCGCTCGCGCTGGTCGCGACGCTGCGCCGCCTCCGCGTCCCGTCCGAGGACCGGTACGCCCTCCCCGTCGGTACCTGGGTCGCGGGCGTGAACGACGCGACCGACGACACCGCCCTCGACACGGCGCTGTCGGTGGCGCTCGCCGTCAGCGTCGTCCTCGCGGCCGGCGCGTTCGCCGTCGGGCTCGCCGCGCCGAAGGACGGCACGCAGTACGAGGACTTCACCGTCGGCGTCGAGACGGAAGACGGCTACCTCGTCCAGGCGGGCTACCCGACCGACATGAACGCCGGTGACTCCGCCGAGCTCTCGTTCCTCCTCGAGAACAACCAGGACCGGGCGACCGAGTACACGGTCGTCATCCAGCAACACCGCCTCGACGCGAGCGGGGAGGTGACCCAGGCGACCGAACTCGACCGCTACCGCAACACCGTCGAGCAGGGGGACTCCTGGCAACAGGAGCACATCGTCACCTCGCAGCTCGACGGCGAGCGCGTCCGCCTCGTCTACCTCCTGTACGTCGACGACGTGCCGGAGAACCCCTCGCCGGACAACGCCGACGGACAGACGTACATCGAGGTCCAGACCCCCGAGTCGGAGACCGACCCCGGCGACGAGAGCGAGGCGCCGCCCGAGTCACCCGCCCTCGTCGCGCCGGGGACGGGGGCCGCCTGA
- a CDS encoding PadR family transcriptional regulator, producing the protein MFDLTGFQRDLLYVIAGLDRASGQSVKEELEAHTGREITHGRLYPNLDVLVNRDLVEKGQIDRRTNYYVVSDEGVDALQQRRDWEDQYVDL; encoded by the coding sequence ATATTCGACCTCACCGGGTTCCAACGCGATCTGCTGTACGTCATCGCGGGGCTGGATCGCGCATCGGGGCAGTCGGTCAAGGAGGAGCTGGAGGCCCACACGGGTCGCGAGATCACCCACGGACGGCTCTACCCGAACCTCGACGTGCTGGTCAACCGCGACCTCGTCGAGAAGGGGCAGATCGACCGCCGGACGAACTACTACGTCGTCTCGGACGAGGGGGTGGACGCGCTCCAGCAGCGACGCGACTGGGAGGACCAGTACGTCGACCTCTGA
- a CDS encoding DUF7344 domain-containing protein, producing MSEESTELELDDAFNILSNSRRRYIIYYLHTRGESATIEELASQIAAWENDIPVDDLDDTARRRVYVSLYQTHLPKLDDFGIAVYDRDEGTVELTEKAEEIVRYLPVERRDTPAFTRYYVALAGAAVLALLGVALGIPPFTVVPGALVAAVFAVALVALVAYQYVLTNRSADDNLLELENLD from the coding sequence ATGTCTGAGGAATCGACCGAACTGGAGCTCGACGACGCGTTCAACATCCTGAGCAACTCGCGTCGCCGGTACATCATCTACTACCTCCACACCCGCGGGGAGTCGGCGACCATCGAGGAGCTGGCGAGTCAGATCGCCGCCTGGGAGAACGACATCCCGGTCGACGACCTCGACGACACCGCGCGCCGGCGCGTCTACGTCTCGCTCTACCAGACCCACCTGCCGAAACTCGACGACTTCGGTATCGCCGTCTACGACCGCGACGAGGGGACCGTCGAACTGACCGAGAAGGCCGAGGAGATCGTCCGGTACCTCCCCGTCGAGCGCCGCGACACCCCGGCGTTCACCCGCTACTACGTCGCGCTCGCCGGCGCGGCCGTCCTCGCGCTGCTCGGCGTCGCGCTCGGCATCCCGCCGTTCACGGTCGTCCCGGGCGCGCTGGTGGCCGCCGTCTTCGCCGTCGCCCTGGTGGCGCTGGTCGCCTACCAGTACGTGCTGACGAACCGGAGCGCCGACGACAACCTCCTCGAGCTCGAGAACCTGGATTGA
- a CDS encoding DUF7511 domain-containing protein, with protein sequence MRENIDTSQTRELEPAEGSLFAWPQFDLEYTVEPHEDAADLYTFYTRGATDEDIITGWVSATEDSVVDITAIR encoded by the coding sequence ATGAGAGAGAACATCGACACGTCGCAGACGCGCGAACTCGAACCCGCAGAGGGCTCGCTCTTCGCGTGGCCGCAGTTCGACCTCGAGTACACCGTCGAGCCGCACGAGGACGCGGCGGATCTCTACACGTTCTACACGCGCGGGGCGACGGACGAGGACATCATCACGGGGTGGGTCTCCGCGACCGAGGACTCCGTCGTCGACATCACGGCCATCCGATAG
- a CDS encoding HalOD1 output domain-containing protein yields MGWSQAGGERDVPMSTAVVEAIAAAERVDPVYLDPPLHEVIDADALDAMFEGTLSAGVVAFEYGAYRVRAHDDGRVELRRPAEPPLE; encoded by the coding sequence ATGGGTTGGAGTCAGGCCGGCGGGGAGCGCGACGTCCCGATGAGCACCGCGGTCGTCGAGGCCATCGCGGCCGCCGAGCGGGTCGACCCCGTCTACCTCGACCCGCCGCTGCACGAGGTCATCGACGCCGACGCCCTCGACGCCATGTTCGAGGGGACGCTCTCGGCGGGCGTCGTCGCGTTCGAGTACGGGGCGTACCGGGTCCGCGCTCACGACGACGGCCGCGTCGAGCTCCGCCGACCGGCCGAGCCACCCCTCGAGTGA
- a CDS encoding AAA family ATPase — MDVQTVHARSDAILDEVARAVIADRTVLRSVLTAFLARGHVLLEDVPGTGKTLTARSVATALDLSFSRVQFTPDLLPSDVTGTHVFNERERAFEFQEGPVFANIVLADEINRASPKTQSALLEAMEEGQVTVDGTTYALPDPFFVIATQNPVEQEGTFPLPEAQKDRFILKTSLGYPDEEGELEILNRRAERTDQIPSVEAACTGEEATAMREAVESVHVDPDVRRYVTRLCRATREDARVKTGVSPRATQRLFEVSRALAAATGREYVTPEEVKTVAPAVLAHRLVLTADARVGNVEKRGVVADLLDSVEVPTVSYTRRTSVQ, encoded by the coding sequence ATGGACGTACAGACAGTTCACGCCCGGAGCGACGCCATCCTCGACGAGGTCGCCCGGGCGGTCATCGCGGACCGGACGGTCCTGCGGTCGGTCCTGACGGCGTTTCTCGCGCGCGGGCACGTCCTGCTGGAGGACGTGCCGGGGACGGGCAAGACGCTGACCGCGCGGTCGGTCGCCACCGCCCTCGACCTCTCGTTCTCGCGCGTACAGTTCACCCCCGACCTCCTCCCCTCGGACGTGACCGGCACGCACGTCTTCAACGAGCGCGAACGGGCGTTCGAGTTCCAGGAGGGGCCCGTCTTCGCCAACATCGTGCTGGCCGACGAGATAAATCGTGCGTCGCCGAAGACCCAGTCCGCCCTCCTCGAGGCGATGGAGGAGGGACAGGTCACCGTCGACGGGACGACCTACGCGCTGCCCGACCCCTTCTTCGTCATCGCGACGCAGAACCCCGTCGAGCAGGAGGGGACCTTCCCCCTCCCCGAGGCCCAGAAGGACCGCTTCATCCTGAAGACGAGCCTCGGCTACCCGGACGAGGAGGGCGAACTGGAGATACTGAACCGGCGAGCCGAGCGGACGGACCAGATACCGAGCGTCGAGGCGGCCTGTACCGGCGAGGAGGCGACGGCGATGCGCGAGGCCGTCGAGTCGGTCCACGTCGACCCCGACGTCCGCCGGTACGTCACGCGGCTCTGTCGCGCCACGCGCGAGGACGCCCGCGTGAAGACGGGCGTCTCGCCGCGCGCCACCCAGCGGCTGTTCGAGGTGAGCCGCGCGCTCGCCGCCGCCACCGGCCGCGAGTACGTCACCCCCGAAGAGGTGAAGACCGTCGCGCCGGCCGTCCTCGCCCACCGCCTCGTGCTCACCGCCGACGCCCGGGTGGGGAACGTCGAGAAGCGCGGCGTGGTCGCAGACCTCCTCGACTCCGTGGAGGTGCCGACGGTGTCGTACACCCGACGGACGTCCGTCCAGTAA
- a CDS encoding DUF7519 family protein yields MTRVVRRPRPVSGALAVGGALAAVASVANAPAQLAAVGVSLAGVALLALGVAVFRRGARVVGASVGLLGVLASFGALGVGLALTTAVTQRAELVGLLGVPVLALGVVPLRRRVARRLVSTGVAFVVVGTVLSAATSAASVPASLASLVCAVVAWDAGERAVNLGDQLGADARTWPVELAHSGWSAAVGGASVGLALALFEMDVTGVPIAGLVLLLAAAVTLMVVLYR; encoded by the coding sequence GTGACGCGCGTGGTCCGTCGTCCCCGACCGGTCAGCGGCGCGCTCGCGGTCGGCGGCGCGCTCGCCGCCGTCGCGAGCGTCGCGAACGCGCCGGCACAGCTCGCGGCCGTCGGCGTCTCGCTGGCCGGCGTCGCCCTGCTCGCGCTCGGCGTCGCCGTCTTCCGCCGCGGCGCCCGCGTCGTCGGCGCGAGCGTCGGCCTCCTCGGCGTCCTCGCCTCGTTCGGCGCGCTCGGCGTCGGCCTCGCGCTCACGACCGCCGTCACCCAGCGGGCCGAACTCGTCGGCCTCCTCGGCGTTCCGGTACTCGCGCTCGGCGTGGTCCCGCTCCGGCGACGGGTCGCGCGTCGGCTCGTCTCGACGGGCGTCGCCTTCGTCGTCGTCGGGACGGTCCTCAGCGCGGCGACCAGCGCCGCGTCGGTGCCCGCCTCGCTCGCCAGCCTCGTCTGCGCCGTCGTCGCGTGGGACGCCGGCGAGCGGGCGGTGAACCTCGGCGACCAGCTCGGCGCCGACGCGCGCACCTGGCCGGTCGAACTGGCGCACTCCGGCTGGTCGGCCGCCGTCGGCGGCGCGAGCGTCGGCCTCGCGCTCGCGCTGTTCGAGATGGACGTCACCGGCGTCCCCATCGCCGGCCTCGTCCTGCTGCTCGCGGCGGCGGTGACGCTGATGGTCGTCCTCTACCGGTAG
- a CDS encoding DUF58 domain-containing protein, whose amino-acid sequence MTGSVETVAVRRTGRWRGIVAVALLAGAVGVLTARSQVLLLAVVGVAYAAFPRVTGRPTPSLRVERTLADGTPRRGDEVEVTVTVTNTGRWPLFDVRLVDGVPAMLAVRSGTPRHAAVLLPGRSTTFAYAVGAEYGRHQFDPATVFLRDASGGLEVEARVPADPPTVLTCTDAVPEVPLRRQTRLDAGRLVTDDGGSGIEFHRTREYRRGDPMSRIDWKRLARSGDLTTVEFREERAASVVLLVDARAAAYRASEAGAPHGVAYALAGAEQLLTALSDTRDYVGLAALGREFCWLPAGTGAEHERTARDLLATHPTLSPRPPETDEGVDGQLEELEKRLPRDAQVVFLSPLVDEFAASAALSLEATGHAVTVVSPEVASSSTVGGRLARVARANRIHSLREAEIPVVDWDPEEPLGTAVVRIQEVTA is encoded by the coding sequence ATGACCGGGTCGGTCGAGACCGTCGCCGTCAGGCGGACCGGCCGGTGGCGCGGTATCGTCGCGGTGGCGCTGCTCGCGGGCGCCGTCGGCGTCCTCACGGCGCGCTCGCAGGTGCTGTTGCTGGCCGTCGTCGGCGTCGCCTACGCCGCGTTCCCCCGCGTCACCGGCCGACCGACGCCGTCGCTGCGCGTCGAGCGGACGCTCGCCGACGGGACGCCTCGCCGCGGCGACGAGGTCGAGGTGACCGTCACCGTCACGAACACGGGTCGCTGGCCGCTGTTCGACGTCCGCCTGGTCGACGGCGTGCCGGCGATGCTCGCCGTCCGTTCGGGGACGCCGCGCCACGCCGCCGTGCTCCTCCCGGGGCGGTCGACGACGTTCGCCTACGCCGTCGGCGCGGAGTACGGCCGCCACCAGTTCGACCCGGCGACGGTGTTCCTGCGCGACGCGAGCGGCGGTCTCGAAGTGGAGGCGCGCGTCCCGGCCGACCCGCCGACGGTGCTCACCTGCACCGACGCCGTCCCCGAGGTGCCGCTCCGTCGCCAGACCCGCCTCGACGCGGGGCGCCTCGTCACGGACGACGGCGGCAGCGGCATCGAGTTCCACCGCACGCGCGAGTACCGCCGGGGTGACCCGATGAGCCGCATCGACTGGAAGCGCCTCGCGCGCTCGGGCGACCTCACGACCGTCGAGTTCAGGGAGGAGCGCGCCGCCTCGGTCGTCCTGCTGGTCGACGCGCGCGCGGCCGCGTACCGCGCGAGCGAGGCGGGCGCCCCCCACGGGGTGGCCTACGCGCTCGCCGGCGCGGAGCAACTGCTGACGGCGCTCTCGGACACGCGCGACTACGTGGGGCTCGCGGCGCTCGGCCGGGAGTTCTGCTGGCTGCCGGCCGGGACGGGCGCCGAGCACGAGCGGACGGCCCGCGACCTGCTGGCGACGCACCCGACGCTCTCGCCCCGACCGCCGGAGACCGACGAGGGGGTCGACGGCCAGCTCGAGGAACTCGAGAAGCGACTGCCGCGGGACGCACAGGTCGTCTTCCTCTCGCCGCTGGTCGACGAGTTCGCCGCCAGCGCCGCCCTCTCGCTCGAGGCGACCGGCCACGCCGTCACCGTCGTCAGCCCCGAGGTCGCCTCCTCGTCGACGGTGGGTGGTCGCCTCGCGCGCGTCGCGCGCGCGAACCGTATCCACTCGCTGCGCGAGGCCGAGATACCCGTCGTCGACTGGGACCCCGAGGAACCGCTCGGGACGGCCGTCGTCCGCATCCAGGAGGTGACGGCGTGA